Below is a window of Variovorax sp. TBS-050B DNA.
CCGCTGAGCGGCCGGTCCGCCGGGCCTCAGGCGGCCACCGGCTGGCGCGGCGCGCCGGCCTTCGCGGGCGCGGGCATGTGCTGCGCCCAGTCGATGATCTCGAGCGTGCCGTCGGCGTGCTCGGCCAGCGCCGTGAGGCTCTCGACCCAGTCGCCGTCGTTGCAGTAGAGGATGCCGTCGATGTCGCGCATCTCGGCATGGTGGATGTGGCCGCAGACCACGCCCTGCACGCCCAGCTTGCGGGCCTCGCGCGCGACCGCGTTCTCGAAGTCGCCGACGTAGCTCACGGCGCGCTTGACCTTGCCCTTGAGGTACTTCGACAGCGACCAGTACGGCAGCCCCATGCGCGCGCGCAGCGAGTTGAGGTGGCGGTTGAGCTTGAGCGTGAACTCGTAGAGCGAGTCGCCCACGTGCGCGAGCCACTTGGCGCACTGGATCACGCCGTCGAACAGGTCGCCGTGGATGATCCAGAGCTTGCGGCCGTCGGCCGTCTCGTGGATCCATTCCTCGGCCACGTCGATGCCGCCGAAGTTGTGGTTGAGGTACTTGCGGGCGAACTCGTCATGGTTGCCCGGGATGAAGATCACGCGCGTGCCCTTGCGCGCCTTGCGCAGCAGCTTCTGGATCACGTCGTTGTGGGCCTGCGGCCAGTGCCAGTTCCGCTTGAGCTGCCAGCCGTCGATGATGTCGCCGACCAGGAACAGCGTCTCGCACTCGGTGTGCTTCAGGAAGTCGAGCAGCGCGCGCGCCTGGCAGCCGGGCGTGCCCAGGTGCAGGTCGGAGATCCAGAGGGTGCGGAATCGCTGCGCCGGACGCGCGGCGTCGTCGTCCTCCGGCTCGTCGATCCGGGTGGCGGTGTCGCGCCATGCGCGCAGGAAAGCGTCGTCGCGTTGCATGGACGGGCAGGTTCCCACCGCGCCAT
It encodes the following:
- a CDS encoding UDP-2,3-diacylglucosamine diphosphatase — protein: MQRDDAFLRAWRDTATRIDEPEDDDAARPAQRFRTLWISDLHLGTPGCQARALLDFLKHTECETLFLVGDIIDGWQLKRNWHWPQAHNDVIQKLLRKARKGTRVIFIPGNHDEFARKYLNHNFGGIDVAEEWIHETADGRKLWIIHGDLFDGVIQCAKWLAHVGDSLYEFTLKLNRHLNSLRARMGLPYWSLSKYLKGKVKRAVSYVGDFENAVAREARKLGVQGVVCGHIHHAEMRDIDGILYCNDGDWVESLTALAEHADGTLEIIDWAQHMPAPAKAGAPRQPVAA